In Micromonospora sp. WMMD980, the following are encoded in one genomic region:
- a CDS encoding ROK family protein has translation MTAPLLAALDIGGTKTAAALVRGGAVLVRTQAPTPARDGAAAVLDRAAELIRSLGGHPVAVGVGAPGLVDPATGLLTAATSSIDDWSRVDVPGALRRRLGLPGTVLNDVQAFTLGEAVHGAGRGLPTVIGVAVGTGIGGGVHAAGTLLTGRSGAAGHLGHLPVPQALGRPCPCGATGHVEAVAAGPAVAARYAERTGDPVDLPEVVRRARAGDHVARTVLVEAGAALGTALAGLANVLDPDRIVIGGGAAVPELLAAAGPACTAACMPVLGAVPLVPAALGADAALVGAAEAARRVLDLPTTPAVVHP, from the coding sequence GTGACCGCCCCGCTCCTGGCCGCCCTCGACATCGGCGGCACCAAGACCGCCGCCGCGCTGGTGCGTGGCGGCGCCGTCCTGGTCCGTACCCAGGCCCCCACGCCGGCCCGCGACGGCGCCGCCGCCGTCCTGGACCGCGCCGCCGAGCTGATCCGCTCGCTCGGCGGGCACCCGGTCGCGGTCGGCGTCGGCGCTCCCGGCCTGGTCGACCCGGCGACCGGGCTGCTCACCGCCGCCACCTCCTCGATCGACGACTGGTCCCGGGTGGACGTGCCGGGCGCGCTGCGGCGCCGCCTCGGCCTGCCCGGCACGGTGCTCAACGACGTCCAGGCCTTCACCCTCGGCGAGGCCGTGCACGGCGCCGGTCGCGGCCTGCCCACCGTGATCGGGGTGGCCGTCGGCACCGGGATCGGCGGCGGTGTGCACGCCGCCGGCACCCTGCTCACCGGCCGGTCCGGCGCCGCCGGGCACCTCGGGCACCTGCCCGTGCCACAGGCGCTCGGGCGGCCCTGCCCGTGCGGCGCGACCGGGCACGTGGAGGCGGTCGCCGCCGGACCCGCCGTCGCCGCCCGCTACGCCGAGCGCACCGGCGACCCGGTCGACCTGCCCGAGGTGGTCCGGCGGGCCCGCGCCGGCGACCACGTCGCGCGGACCGTGCTGGTGGAGGCGGGCGCGGCGCTCGGCACCGCCCTCGCCGGCCTCGCCAACGTCCTCGACCCGGACCGGATCGTCATCGGCGGCGGCGCCGCCGTACCCGAGCTGCTGGCCGCCGCCGGCCCGGCCTGCACCGCCGCCTGCATGCCGGTGCTCGGCGCGGTGCCGCTGGTCCCGGCCGCGCTCGGCGCGGACGCCGCACTGGTCGGCGCCGCCGAGGCCGCCCGGCGCGTGCTCGACCTCCCGACCACCCCCGCGGTGGTTCACCCGTGA
- a CDS encoding sugar ABC transporter permease, with product MIGRRWYVPWLFLAPALLVTALMTWGPLANTGVLAFTDARALGGGQFTGLDNFARLADDSEFFRALGNTVLYLVVVVPCLVVLPLLLAQLVHARLPGIGAFRAVFYTPVIASMVVVGLIWSWLLSSDGLVNAVLVKLRVVAEPLPFLTDATLLLLSCMLVTVWKGLGYYMVIYLAALSNVPNELYEAARVDGAGAVRRFRSVTVPTVRPTMLLVGTLAAISATKVFAEIYVMSSGTAGPGGRAKSIVYYIREVGLGVDGEIGYASAMSLTLFVGTLGLSVLALVLRRRSERNEA from the coding sequence GTGATCGGCCGTCGCTGGTACGTGCCCTGGCTCTTCCTCGCCCCGGCGCTGCTCGTCACCGCGCTGATGACCTGGGGACCGCTCGCCAACACCGGCGTGCTGGCGTTCACCGACGCGCGGGCGCTCGGCGGCGGGCAGTTCACCGGGCTGGACAACTTCGCCCGCCTCGCCGACGACAGCGAGTTCTTCCGGGCGTTGGGCAACACCGTCCTCTACCTGGTCGTCGTCGTGCCGTGCCTGGTGGTGCTCCCCCTGTTGCTGGCCCAGCTGGTGCACGCCAGGCTGCCCGGCATCGGGGCGTTCCGGGCGGTGTTCTACACGCCGGTCATCGCCTCGATGGTCGTGGTCGGGCTGATCTGGAGCTGGCTGCTCTCCTCCGACGGCCTGGTCAACGCCGTGCTGGTCAAGCTGCGGGTGGTCGCCGAGCCGCTGCCCTTCCTCACCGACGCCACCCTGCTGCTGCTCTCCTGCATGCTGGTGACCGTCTGGAAGGGCCTCGGCTACTACATGGTCATCTACCTGGCGGCCCTGTCCAACGTGCCGAACGAGCTCTACGAGGCCGCCCGCGTCGACGGCGCCGGCGCGGTCCGCCGGTTCCGGTCGGTCACCGTGCCCACCGTCCGCCCCACCATGCTGCTGGTCGGGACGCTGGCCGCGATCTCCGCGACGAAGGTGTTCGCCGAGATCTACGTGATGTCCTCCGGCACCGCCGGACCCGGCGGCCGGGCCAAGTCGATCGTCTACTACATCCGCGAGGTCGGCCTCGGCGTCGACGGCGAGATCGGGTACGCCTCGGCGATGAGCCTGACGCTCTTCGTCGGCACCCTCGGCCTCTCCGTCCTGGCGCTCGTGCTGCGCCGCCGTAGCGAGAGGAACGAGGCATGA
- a CDS encoding GntR family transcriptional regulator, producing MTATSRTAFKHEALYTALRTEIGSSLRPHDPLPSERELVTRFGVSRATVRQAVGRLEEEGLVYRAQGAGTFVADPATISKSLALTSFSEDMRSRRLSPDSRLLDLTVVPAGVAVARELSLSPGAEVAHVRRLRLADGLPMCIEEVWLPTERVGDLDAGLVGGSLYDVLAERGVRPDHADQVISATVVDADQAALLGVAPYSPALRVDRTTFDDAGVAVERAESIYRADRYDFRITVTRRTP from the coding sequence GTGACCGCCACCAGTCGGACCGCCTTCAAGCACGAGGCGCTGTACACCGCGCTGCGTACCGAGATCGGCTCGTCGCTGCGACCGCACGACCCGTTGCCCAGCGAACGGGAGCTCGTCACCCGGTTCGGGGTCAGCCGGGCCACCGTCCGGCAGGCCGTCGGCCGCCTCGAGGAGGAGGGCCTGGTCTACCGCGCCCAGGGCGCGGGCACGTTCGTGGCCGACCCGGCCACCATCTCCAAGTCGCTCGCGCTCACCTCGTTCAGCGAGGACATGCGCAGCCGCCGGCTCAGTCCGGACTCGCGGCTGCTCGACCTCACCGTCGTCCCGGCCGGTGTGGCGGTGGCCCGCGAGTTGTCGCTGTCCCCCGGCGCCGAGGTCGCCCACGTACGCCGGCTCCGGCTCGCCGACGGACTGCCGATGTGCATCGAGGAGGTGTGGCTGCCCACCGAACGGGTCGGCGACCTCGACGCCGGCCTGGTCGGCGGCTCCCTCTACGACGTGCTCGCCGAGCGCGGCGTCCGGCCGGACCACGCCGATCAGGTGATCTCCGCGACCGTGGTCGACGCCGACCAGGCCGCGCTGCTCGGCGTGGCGCCCTACTCGCCCGCGCTGCGGGTGGACCGGACCACCTTCGACGACGCCGGCGTCGCGGTCGAGCGCGCCGAGAGCATCTACCGCGCCGACCGCTACGACTTCCGCATCACCGTGACCCGAAGGACGCCGTGA
- a CDS encoding SMI1/KNR4 family protein: MDEIEAAMHEVGRAFVAGLTQPGSMHAVLAHHRTQSQTYDEAGDPARIGRWSGDLDAQMDVLTRRIPRDGSTAGVCVVEVSGDGSGHYAVSCSGELPSLPTRVVLDDSYRYPNHPRAGRRRPAAASNDGRPTDPGVLAEVRGLVAEFREHHLRLRGEPPRFEPGYREAEILAVEEQLGVRLPEDVRALYRTIHDDGFESGLLGRFSPAPLDQLLAWYQRGEPGSYGWNDDVFAADPWSSRPTHTDMSAGRLADPDPRRDAPGGTPSHRARRRLTGRGRR, translated from the coding sequence GTGGACGAGATCGAAGCTGCCATGCACGAGGTCGGGCGGGCGTTCGTCGCGGGTCTCACCCAGCCCGGATCGATGCACGCCGTCCTGGCACACCACAGGACGCAGAGCCAGACGTACGACGAAGCGGGCGACCCGGCGCGGATCGGCCGGTGGAGCGGCGACCTCGACGCCCAGATGGACGTCCTGACGCGCCGGATCCCGCGCGACGGGAGCACCGCGGGCGTGTGCGTCGTCGAGGTGTCCGGCGACGGATCGGGGCACTACGCGGTCAGTTGCTCCGGCGAGCTGCCGTCGCTGCCGACCCGGGTCGTGCTCGACGACTCGTACCGCTACCCGAACCATCCGCGTGCGGGCAGGCGGAGACCCGCGGCGGCGAGCAACGACGGGCGTCCGACGGATCCGGGTGTGCTCGCCGAGGTGCGGGGCCTGGTGGCCGAGTTCAGGGAGCACCACCTCCGGCTGCGCGGCGAGCCACCGCGGTTCGAGCCCGGCTACCGCGAGGCGGAGATCCTCGCGGTCGAGGAGCAGCTCGGCGTACGCCTGCCGGAGGACGTTCGGGCGCTCTATCGGACGATCCACGACGACGGCTTCGAGTCCGGTCTCCTCGGCCGGTTCAGCCCGGCTCCGCTGGACCAACTCCTCGCCTGGTACCAGCGGGGTGAGCCCGGCTCCTACGGGTGGAACGACGACGTGTTCGCCGCGGACCCATGGTCTTCGAGACCCACCCACACGGACATGTCCGCCGGCCGACTCGCTGACCCGGATCCGCGGCGCGACGCACCCGGCGGCACGCCATCACACCGTGCGAGGCGCCGCCTGACGGGCCGGGGCCGCCGATGA
- a CDS encoding carbohydrate ABC transporter permease, with protein sequence MSERTERLATTGSPARRPARRHAGVGRLAGPALRYLLLLAMTVLLVGPFLWQLSTALKGTGEPIYGPNTTLLPAEPTLGNFGKVADVIPVWRYIGNSAIVAVASVLTNCLLGAMAGYALARMRFRGRGAVFAAVLASLVVPFEVIMVNVFLTVRSLGLVDTLLGVLLPGAVSGLSILVMRTAFLALPKETEEAAAIDGAGEWARFWRVALPSVRGSLAVVGVFSFLFAWDDFLWPLIVLKNPDNFTLTVGLQYLSGTFTNDQRVVAAGTMIAVIPLLAVFFALQRMFFRGIGEGGVKG encoded by the coding sequence ATGAGCGAGCGCACCGAGCGGCTGGCCACGACGGGCTCACCGGCGCGCCGTCCCGCGCGTCGGCACGCCGGCGTCGGCCGGTTAGCCGGGCCGGCCCTGCGCTACCTGCTGCTGCTGGCGATGACGGTGCTGCTGGTCGGCCCGTTCCTCTGGCAGCTGTCCACCGCGCTCAAGGGCACCGGTGAGCCGATCTACGGGCCGAACACCACGCTGCTGCCGGCCGAACCGACACTCGGCAACTTCGGCAAGGTCGCCGACGTCATCCCGGTCTGGCGCTACATCGGCAACTCGGCGATCGTCGCGGTCGCCAGCGTGCTCACCAACTGCCTGCTCGGCGCCATGGCCGGGTACGCGCTGGCGCGGATGCGCTTCCGGGGCCGGGGCGCCGTCTTCGCCGCCGTGCTCGCCTCGCTCGTCGTGCCGTTCGAGGTGATCATGGTGAACGTCTTCCTCACCGTGCGCAGCCTCGGCCTGGTCGACACCCTGCTCGGCGTGCTGCTGCCCGGCGCGGTCTCCGGACTGTCCATCCTGGTCATGCGGACCGCCTTCCTGGCCCTGCCGAAGGAGACCGAGGAGGCCGCGGCCATCGACGGCGCGGGGGAGTGGGCCCGGTTCTGGCGCGTCGCGCTGCCCAGCGTGCGCGGCTCTCTCGCGGTGGTCGGCGTGTTCAGCTTCCTCTTCGCCTGGGACGACTTCCTCTGGCCGCTGATCGTGCTGAAGAACCCGGACAACTTCACCCTCACCGTCGGGCTCCAGTACCTCTCCGGCACGTTCACCAACGACCAACGCGTGGTCGCCGCTGGCACGATGATCGCAGTCATTCCGTTGCTCGCCGTCTTCTTCGCCCTGCAGCGGATGTTCTTCCGCGGCATCGGAGAGGGAGGGGTGAAGGGGTGA
- a CDS encoding FAD-dependent oxidoreductase: MSSPEPDLTADVAVIGGGLGGVAAALAAARAGATVVLVEELSRVGGQVTTQALPALDEHPHIESFGASTGYRAFRDAVRAHYGGAANPGGGWVSRLCFEPAVAQRVLDTALAEAKVTVRTGLTVVATRTEGGRVRDLTLADGTVLAAAVFCDATERGDLAPLAGFATVTGSEGREAHGEPDAVPGGPDPAAQQSFTWCALVEHRPGANFTGPEPARYAELRHRLSFDIAGWDGGTHRYRMFTDGPDGRPPFWTYRRLRATTPELAVLNWASNDCAGYDPIGDPAGAERAGRELTAAFVHWLRTEAPREDGGRGFPGLRLAPEAAGTPDGFAEAPYLRESRRIVVDRPVTGHDLAPVAGRARARHLPGSLGVTWYHVDLHERTGHPEPVYRETAPFTVPATALVPRGAVNLLAAAKNLGATQVAAAAYRVHHGEWAVGEAAGALAARAALDRRPAHAVRDDPAFLLAVQRDLVAAGVPLAWVADVPPDDPRFAAVQLAAAHGALAGERAADLAVDPDRPAGPADLAALRRAARALGADPSDVDPDRAFGAVVEDITR; encoded by the coding sequence GTGAGCAGCCCCGAACCGGACCTGACCGCGGACGTGGCCGTCATCGGCGGCGGCCTCGGCGGGGTGGCCGCCGCGCTGGCCGCCGCCCGGGCCGGCGCCACGGTGGTGCTCGTCGAGGAGCTGTCCCGGGTCGGCGGCCAGGTCACCACGCAGGCGCTGCCGGCGCTCGACGAACATCCGCACATCGAGAGCTTCGGCGCCTCGACCGGCTACCGGGCGTTCCGGGACGCCGTCCGGGCCCACTACGGCGGCGCCGCCAACCCGGGCGGCGGCTGGGTGAGCCGGCTCTGCTTCGAACCGGCCGTCGCCCAGCGGGTGCTCGACACGGCCCTGGCCGAGGCGAAGGTGACGGTGCGGACCGGGCTCACGGTGGTCGCCACCCGGACCGAGGGCGGCCGGGTACGTGACCTCACCCTCGCCGACGGGACCGTGCTGGCCGCCGCCGTGTTCTGCGACGCCACCGAGCGCGGCGACCTGGCCCCGCTCGCCGGGTTCGCCACCGTGACCGGCTCCGAGGGCCGCGAGGCGCACGGCGAGCCGGACGCCGTGCCCGGCGGCCCCGACCCCGCCGCCCAGCAGTCGTTCACCTGGTGCGCCCTGGTGGAACACCGTCCCGGCGCGAACTTCACCGGCCCCGAACCCGCCCGCTACGCCGAGCTGCGGCACCGGCTCTCCTTCGACATCGCCGGCTGGGACGGCGGCACCCACCGGTACCGGATGTTCACCGACGGCCCGGACGGCCGGCCGCCGTTCTGGACCTACCGGCGGCTGCGCGCCACCACGCCGGAGCTGGCGGTGCTCAACTGGGCGTCCAACGACTGCGCCGGGTACGACCCGATCGGCGACCCGGCCGGGGCCGAGCGGGCCGGCCGCGAGCTGACCGCCGCGTTCGTGCACTGGCTGCGGACCGAGGCGCCCCGGGAGGACGGCGGCCGGGGGTTCCCCGGGCTGCGCCTCGCCCCGGAGGCCGCCGGCACCCCCGACGGTTTCGCCGAGGCCCCGTACCTGCGCGAGTCGCGCCGGATCGTGGTGGACCGGCCGGTCACCGGCCACGACCTGGCGCCGGTCGCCGGGCGCGCCCGCGCCCGTCACCTGCCCGGCTCACTCGGCGTCACCTGGTACCACGTCGACCTGCACGAGCGCACCGGCCACCCGGAGCCCGTCTACCGGGAGACCGCGCCGTTCACCGTCCCCGCCACCGCGCTGGTCCCGCGCGGCGCGGTCAACCTGCTCGCCGCCGCCAAGAACCTCGGCGCCACCCAGGTCGCGGCCGCCGCCTACCGGGTGCACCACGGCGAGTGGGCGGTCGGCGAGGCGGCCGGCGCGCTCGCCGCCCGGGCCGCCCTGGACCGCCGGCCGGCGCACGCCGTCCGCGACGACCCGGCGTTCCTGCTGGCGGTGCAGCGCGACCTGGTCGCCGCCGGCGTGCCGCTGGCCTGGGTCGCCGACGTGCCGCCGGACGATCCGCGGTTCGCCGCCGTGCAGCTGGCCGCCGCCCACGGAGCGCTGGCGGGGGAGCGGGCCGCTGACCTGGCGGTCGACCCCGACCGTCCGGCCGGACCGGCGGACCTGGCCGCGCTGCGCCGGGCCGCCCGGGCGCTGGGCGCCGATCCGTCCGACGTGGACCCCGATCGCGCCTTCGGCGCCGTAGTGGAGGACATCACCCGATGA
- a CDS encoding GNAT family protein, translating into MFATDRVRLRPPTPDDAPNMFRLDGDPELHLVTDDGPFLPRHVGQVRAGLEKQVADPPDGDKAVSLLAETVDGGTFLGGCALWGINTFNGYAHLGISLLREARGQGYGTEVVRLLCRYGFRNRNLRRLEIETLAGNTAMRRTAERCGFIHEGTQREREYDGDAFADLVSYGLLRRDWTP; encoded by the coding sequence ATGTTCGCCACCGACCGGGTCCGGCTGCGTCCGCCCACGCCCGACGACGCGCCGAACATGTTCCGCCTCGACGGTGATCCCGAGCTGCACCTGGTCACCGACGACGGTCCGTTCCTGCCGCGCCACGTCGGCCAGGTCCGGGCCGGGCTGGAGAAGCAGGTCGCCGATCCGCCCGACGGCGACAAGGCGGTCTCACTGCTGGCCGAGACCGTCGACGGCGGCACCTTCCTCGGCGGCTGCGCGCTGTGGGGCATCAACACGTTCAACGGGTACGCCCACCTCGGCATCTCGCTGCTGCGGGAGGCACGCGGCCAGGGATACGGGACCGAGGTGGTCCGGCTGCTCTGCCGGTACGGCTTCCGCAACCGCAACCTCCGCCGCCTGGAGATCGAGACGCTGGCCGGCAACACGGCGATGCGGCGCACCGCCGAGCGATGCGGCTTCATCCATGAAGGCACCCAACGGGAGCGCGAGTACGACGGCGACGCCTTCGCGGACCTGGTGAGCTACGGCCTGCTCCGGCGGGACTGGACGCCGTAG
- a CDS encoding DUF4127 family protein → MIDIALVPLDDRPVCRTLPGLVAAVAGARVQTPPADLLPAQRQPGDPDRLAHWLVGRRADAAVVALETLGLGGLIASRLRDDPVAAVLGRWAALAQGPTPVYAATVVQRTPDADDAGEEPDYWARHGRALHAYSAALHHHIGTPQLPETDVPAPIRRDFLRRRQRNHVLNQAALGLAADGVLDVLVVGADDTAVAAVGTAEWQWLWTWAGWLEITDRVLAHPGADEIGAVLVARALTAAAGHAPRIAVACADPDGLDRVARYEPVPVRAGIASQAAAAGATVVDDSSADAVLVVHPPQPGEADWATAPPPDTDPAPAAHTAELVRRLLGQGRPVALADCALGNGADPRLVADLATDGSYARLAGFAGWNTAGNTIGSALATLVAYQVGRAGGTLDENAARRLLAHRLVDDHIWMSYARPRLRHERGTDPTRHDHVTDAETAAVTGRVEHLLRERWRQLDAVPGLAVRPGSVTLPWHRTYEIDFTLEDHR, encoded by the coding sequence GTGATCGACATCGCGCTGGTGCCACTGGACGACCGACCGGTCTGCCGCACGCTGCCGGGCCTGGTCGCCGCCGTCGCCGGCGCCCGCGTGCAGACCCCGCCGGCCGACCTGCTGCCCGCCCAGCGGCAGCCCGGTGACCCGGACCGGCTGGCCCACTGGCTGGTCGGCCGCCGCGCCGACGCCGCCGTGGTCGCGCTGGAGACGCTCGGCCTCGGTGGCCTGATCGCCTCCCGGCTGCGCGACGACCCGGTCGCCGCCGTGCTCGGCCGCTGGGCCGCCCTGGCCCAGGGACCCACCCCGGTGTACGCCGCCACCGTCGTGCAACGCACGCCCGACGCCGACGACGCGGGCGAGGAGCCCGACTACTGGGCCCGCCACGGCCGGGCGCTGCACGCGTACTCGGCCGCGTTGCACCACCACATCGGTACGCCGCAGCTGCCGGAGACCGACGTGCCGGCGCCGATCCGCCGCGACTTCCTGCGCCGCCGCCAGCGCAACCACGTGCTCAACCAGGCCGCGCTCGGGCTCGCCGCGGACGGCGTGCTGGACGTCCTCGTGGTCGGCGCCGACGACACCGCCGTCGCCGCGGTCGGCACCGCCGAGTGGCAGTGGCTGTGGACCTGGGCCGGCTGGCTGGAGATCACCGACCGGGTGCTCGCGCACCCCGGCGCCGACGAGATCGGCGCCGTGCTGGTGGCCCGCGCGCTCACCGCCGCCGCCGGCCACGCGCCCCGGATCGCGGTCGCCTGCGCCGACCCGGACGGACTGGACCGGGTGGCCCGCTACGAGCCCGTCCCGGTCCGCGCCGGGATCGCCAGCCAGGCCGCCGCCGCCGGGGCGACAGTGGTGGACGACTCGTCCGCCGACGCGGTGCTCGTGGTCCACCCGCCGCAACCCGGCGAGGCCGACTGGGCGACCGCGCCGCCGCCGGACACCGACCCCGCCCCGGCGGCGCACACGGCCGAGTTGGTCCGCCGGCTGCTCGGGCAGGGGCGGCCGGTGGCCCTGGCCGACTGCGCGCTCGGCAACGGTGCCGATCCCCGTCTCGTCGCCGACCTGGCCACCGACGGCTCGTACGCCCGGCTGGCCGGCTTCGCCGGCTGGAACACCGCCGGCAACACCATCGGCAGCGCGCTCGCCACGCTCGTCGCGTACCAGGTCGGGCGGGCCGGCGGCACGCTCGACGAGAACGCCGCCCGGCGGCTGCTCGCCCACCGGCTGGTCGACGACCACATCTGGATGTCGTACGCCCGGCCGCGGCTGCGCCACGAGCGCGGCACCGACCCGACCCGGCACGACCACGTCACCGACGCGGAGACCGCAGCCGTCACCGGCCGCGTCGAGCACCTGCTCCGCGAGCGGTGGCGACAGCTCGACGCGGTCCCGGGACTCGCGGTCCGGCCCGGCTCGGTGACGCTGCCCTGGCACCGCACCTACGAGATCGACTTCACTCTGGAGGACCACCGGTGA
- a CDS encoding N-acetylmannosamine-6-phosphate 2-epimerase, which yields MTVLDTIRGRLVVSCQADPGEPLDDPAHMVALARSALRGGAAAIRAQGLRDLRSLRAALPDTPLIGLVKAGSGGVYITPTLAHADGVASTGVQIVALDGTRRPRPDGLTLAETVTGLRRRHPQVLVMADVADAADGYAAVAAGVDLVGTTLSGYTGGAVPHDPDLELIAALAGALPVPVVAEGRINTPDEAAAALRHGAHAVVVGTAITRPAVVTARFAAALVTSREMS from the coding sequence ATGACCGTGCTCGACACGATCCGGGGCCGGCTGGTCGTCTCCTGCCAGGCCGACCCCGGAGAACCGCTCGACGACCCGGCGCACATGGTGGCGCTGGCCCGCTCCGCGCTGCGCGGCGGGGCCGCCGCGATCCGCGCCCAGGGCCTGCGCGACCTGCGGTCGCTGCGCGCCGCGCTGCCCGACACCCCGCTGATCGGGCTGGTGAAGGCCGGCAGCGGCGGCGTCTACATCACCCCGACCCTGGCGCACGCCGACGGGGTCGCCTCCACCGGCGTGCAGATCGTCGCGCTCGACGGCACCCGCCGCCCCCGCCCGGACGGGCTCACGCTGGCCGAGACGGTGACCGGGCTGCGGCGGCGCCACCCGCAGGTGCTGGTGATGGCGGACGTGGCCGACGCCGCCGACGGCTACGCCGCGGTCGCCGCCGGCGTGGACCTGGTCGGCACCACGCTCTCCGGCTACACCGGCGGCGCGGTGCCGCACGACCCGGACCTGGAGCTGATCGCCGCGCTCGCGGGCGCGCTGCCGGTGCCGGTCGTAGCCGAGGGCCGGATCAACACCCCCGACGAGGCGGCCGCCGCGCTGCGCCACGGCGCGCACGCCGTGGTGGTCGGCACCGCCATCACCCGACCCGCCGTGGTCACCGCCCGTTTCGCCGCCGCGCTCGTCACCAGCCGGGAGATGTCATGA
- a CDS encoding Type 1 glutamine amidotransferase-like domain-containing protein: MKLLLTSGGVTNPSIHAALVQLLGKPIAECHALCVPTAQWGHPMCGPQSVRGFVAAEPVHRHLTGLGWASLGVLELTALPTVGAERWVPWVREADVLLVDGGDATYLHHWMRESGLADLLPSLPDTVWVGVSAGSMVMTPRIGMYFVEWPSAPDDRTLGVVDFSIFPHLDAFPTNTMADAERWAADVGVPAYAIDEQTAVKVVDGAVEVVSEGRWKAFGR; this comes from the coding sequence GTGAAGCTCTTGCTCACCTCGGGCGGCGTCACGAACCCGAGCATCCACGCGGCGCTCGTGCAACTCCTCGGCAAGCCGATCGCCGAGTGCCACGCCCTCTGCGTCCCGACCGCGCAGTGGGGTCACCCGATGTGCGGTCCACAGTCGGTACGGGGCTTCGTCGCCGCCGAACCCGTCCACCGACACCTGACCGGCCTGGGTTGGGCGTCGCTCGGCGTCCTCGAGCTGACCGCACTGCCCACCGTCGGCGCGGAGCGATGGGTCCCCTGGGTCCGGGAGGCCGACGTCCTGTTGGTCGACGGTGGCGACGCGACGTACCTGCACCACTGGATGCGCGAGTCCGGGCTGGCCGACCTGCTGCCGTCGCTGCCCGACACGGTCTGGGTGGGAGTCAGTGCCGGAAGCATGGTGATGACGCCCCGGATCGGCATGTACTTCGTCGAGTGGCCGTCCGCGCCGGACGACCGCACCCTGGGCGTCGTCGACTTCTCGATCTTCCCGCACCTGGACGCCTTCCCCACGAACACCATGGCCGACGCCGAGCGGTGGGCCGCCGACGTCGGCGTCCCGGCCTACGCCATCGACGAGCAGACGGCCGTCAAGGTCGTCGACGGCGCGGTCGAGGTGGTCTCCGAGGGGCGATGGAAGGCGTTCGGGCGGTAG
- a CDS encoding sugar ABC transporter substrate-binding protein gives MRRTRAFAAAALAAALFLSGCGLSSGDDAGSAGSDDKISGEVKGEITFATLALKPTFDDYINGLIADFQKQHPGTTVNWVDLPFQGAQEKITNDAQAGTLPDVVNLNPNFAQKLEKQGVFVDMETNAGDVKDTFVPGAWDAFKVPGQAGSYGLPWYLTSEVTMYNKDLFAQAGMADAAPPKTIDELLTQAEKLSAAGKGRFYGWHPALENSFVPNLAKLGVPLLNDDATKWTFNTPEAVQYVTRVRDLYTSKAIAPDWLTQDHAKETEAYSAGRVALFPSGPNFLKVVRQNAPAVAKATAVAPQIASADGTTNMSVMGLLVPTKSKNPATALEFAKFVSNARNQLAFAKIVTILPSTADSLKDPYFTQVDPADPTSPARKISAEQIAKAENLTPVQWDDRTKAAVIGKIQLAVKGDLDPKAALDQAVDEANKLLAR, from the coding sequence ATGAGGCGTACCCGCGCCTTCGCGGCGGCCGCGCTGGCCGCCGCGCTCTTCCTCAGCGGCTGCGGCCTGTCCAGCGGCGACGACGCCGGCTCGGCCGGCTCCGACGACAAGATCAGCGGCGAGGTGAAGGGCGAGATCACCTTCGCCACCCTCGCGCTCAAGCCCACCTTCGACGACTACATCAACGGCCTGATCGCCGACTTCCAGAAGCAGCACCCCGGCACCACCGTCAACTGGGTCGACCTGCCGTTCCAGGGCGCGCAGGAGAAGATCACCAACGACGCGCAGGCCGGCACGCTGCCCGACGTGGTCAACCTGAACCCCAACTTCGCCCAGAAGCTGGAGAAGCAGGGCGTCTTCGTGGACATGGAGACCAACGCCGGCGACGTGAAGGACACCTTCGTGCCCGGCGCGTGGGACGCCTTCAAGGTCCCCGGCCAGGCCGGCTCGTACGGCCTGCCGTGGTACCTCACCAGCGAGGTCACCATGTACAACAAGGACCTCTTCGCCCAGGCCGGGATGGCCGACGCCGCCCCGCCGAAGACCATCGACGAGCTGCTCACCCAGGCCGAGAAGCTCTCCGCCGCCGGCAAGGGCCGCTTCTACGGCTGGCACCCGGCGCTGGAGAACAGCTTCGTGCCCAACCTGGCGAAGCTCGGCGTGCCGCTGCTCAACGACGACGCCACCAAGTGGACGTTCAACACCCCCGAGGCCGTGCAGTACGTGACCCGGGTCCGCGACCTCTACACCAGCAAGGCCATCGCGCCGGACTGGCTGACCCAGGACCACGCCAAGGAGACCGAGGCGTACTCCGCCGGGCGGGTCGCGCTGTTCCCCTCCGGGCCCAACTTCCTGAAGGTGGTCCGGCAGAACGCCCCCGCCGTCGCCAAGGCCACCGCGGTCGCCCCCCAGATCGCCAGCGCCGACGGCACCACGAACATGTCGGTGATGGGCCTGCTCGTGCCGACGAAAAGCAAGAACCCGGCGACCGCGCTGGAGTTCGCGAAGTTCGTCAGCAACGCGCGGAACCAGCTCGCCTTCGCCAAGATCGTGACGATCCTGCCGTCCACCGCGGACTCGCTGAAGGATCCGTACTTCACCCAGGTGGATCCGGCCGACCCGACCTCGCCGGCCCGCAAGATCTCCGCCGAGCAGATCGCCAAGGCCGAGAACCTGACCCCGGTGCAGTGGGACGACCGCACCAAGGCGGCGGTGATCGGGAAGATCCAGCTCGCGGTCAAGGGTGACCTCGACCCGAAGGCCGCCCTGGACCAGGCCGTGGACGAGGCCAACAAGCTGCTCGCCCGCTGA